A genomic segment from Paenibacillus sp. FSL K6-1096 encodes:
- a CDS encoding helix-turn-helix transcriptional regulator: MKKRIVVKIADLTKKHKISMRELSRLSKVRHAALSELTNGKRESINFSHIVRIAEALNIEDIREIIDLVDISEDQE, encoded by the coding sequence ATGAAAAAAAGGATAGTAGTGAAAATAGCTGATCTAACTAAAAAACATAAGATTTCGATGCGGGAGTTGTCTAGATTATCGAAGGTCCGCCACGCAGCATTAAGCGAATTAACTAATGGAAAACGAGAAAGCATTAATTTCAGCCATATCGTTAGAATTGCAGAGGCTTTAAACATTGAAGATATACGGGAAATAATTGATTTAGTTGATATATCGGAAGATCAAGAATAG
- a CDS encoding DUF6809 family protein, translating into MPDIPDSLYHDPHYRPLNRQITDSLEAWKQRLSPEEFEELEALLELYSQVQGMDMTAAFVSGFKAGTMMMIEVLADDQERSTMKN; encoded by the coding sequence ATGCCCGACATTCCCGATTCCCTATATCACGACCCCCATTACCGCCCGCTCAACAGGCAGATTACTGATTCTCTGGAAGCTTGGAAACAGAGGCTGTCCCCAGAGGAGTTCGAGGAGCTGGAGGCCTTATTGGAGCTGTATTCACAAGTGCAGGGAATGGATATGACCGCTGCATTTGTGTCCGGGTTCAAGGCCGGGACGATGATGATGATTGAAGTACTGGCCGATGATCAGGAACGATCCACGATGAAGAACTGA
- a CDS encoding WYL domain-containing protein, whose protein sequence is MNPFEKIFNFQIISRLEEAGSLALTSQERSWLKTMLRHPAAAEAFSPETLLKLNSLLETETSIEVGEIIIEKARSKERQVYHPLLRHLRRIIMQDQGIEITYAIKHGGERTDPSGFPHKLEYNMYKREWYLQWYSTRQRSLMSTKLANIISVRPAPVPAKRIDGLKARIARLLDGRKASACIQVIPVYNAELSRILAAFSCFDKSVSFDESAGLYHITVHYMRDDSEFLLSRIRFLGLRVKITEGEQLKQRMLMSAEMAVGRYGELAE, encoded by the coding sequence ATGAATCCTTTTGAGAAAATATTCAACTTCCAGATCATCTCCCGCCTGGAGGAGGCAGGCTCTCTGGCGCTGACCTCGCAGGAGCGTTCCTGGCTGAAGACGATGCTGCGGCATCCGGCGGCGGCCGAGGCTTTTTCACCGGAAACCTTGCTTAAACTGAACTCCCTGCTGGAAACCGAAACCTCGATTGAAGTGGGGGAGATCATAATCGAGAAGGCCCGCAGCAAGGAGCGCCAGGTCTATCACCCGCTGCTCCGCCACCTGCGCCGCATCATCATGCAAGATCAGGGGATTGAGATTACCTATGCGATCAAGCATGGCGGGGAACGGACCGATCCGTCCGGCTTCCCCCACAAGCTGGAGTACAATATGTACAAGCGGGAATGGTATCTGCAATGGTACAGCACCCGGCAGCGCTCGCTCATGTCCACGAAGCTGGCGAACATCATCTCGGTCAGGCCCGCCCCGGTCCCGGCTAAGCGCATCGACGGCCTCAAGGCCCGGATCGCCCGCTTACTGGATGGCCGGAAGGCCTCCGCCTGCATCCAGGTCATTCCCGTCTACAATGCCGAGCTGTCGCGGATCTTGGCCGCCTTCTCCTGCTTTGACAAGTCCGTCTCCTTCGATGAATCCGCCGGCCTCTACCACATCACCGTCCACTACATGAGGGATGACAGCGAATTCCTGCTCTCCCGCATCCGCTTCCTGGGCCTGCGCGTGAAGATCACCGAGGGCGAGCAGCTGAAGCAGCGTATGCTGATGTCGGCGGAGATGGCGGTGGGGAGGTATGGGGAGCTGGCGGAGTGA
- a CDS encoding potassium channel family protein — MVFRRQVILVLSLIWIISLFCNHTQVSAENNPLPLQHVKITKVIDLVTLKAGDGRIIPLYGISNEYVGKYNQKLKDASTVELPEGGELYTSGTYFKGESIEHLVDRGIRLYQELVLGTTVYLEEASANSFIVYLDSAKQHSLNQLAVKAGFVTVSKDHRKLPNLLIQQEEARMLKSGLWDIIVYVDFPGSWASSNTIPYTLVFVWLNFVFSLVVYTLYTRNRTVLGVIALYSALILNTGFPASQIYFANSIHEYFWVPPVIFLSFVLICVSEFVLFIFSRVKKNLLYVTLEIFLFMVLVIVGFAILYQGYSNTTVTRSEISYSLPDFEYSSNIHKEEPAGDYILLPDSEYGAGNPVEVNHSNIENKHYHLSLLNAVYFSATTFFTVGYGDFSPKGFLKILSMIEMAIGSLSQIILFSIMISKISLPGSASSSSRDQAAPLSGPIPTRTSRIKSNQAAAKKTKPFVNLLYIILIIENLYVVYQFFIVDRS, encoded by the coding sequence ATGGTGTTCAGGCGACAGGTCATTCTTGTCCTCTCCTTGATCTGGATTATAAGTCTCTTCTGTAATCATACGCAGGTATCTGCTGAGAACAACCCGCTCCCCCTTCAACATGTTAAGATCACTAAAGTGATCGATCTTGTGACGCTCAAAGCCGGGGATGGAAGAATCATTCCACTCTATGGGATCAGCAATGAATATGTGGGGAAATACAATCAGAAGTTAAAAGATGCCTCAACTGTCGAGTTGCCCGAGGGAGGGGAGCTATACACATCTGGGACCTACTTCAAGGGGGAGTCCATTGAGCATCTCGTAGACAGGGGCATCCGTCTGTATCAGGAGCTTGTTCTGGGGACAACGGTGTATCTGGAGGAAGCTTCAGCGAATTCTTTCATTGTCTATCTGGATTCTGCGAAGCAGCATTCCCTGAATCAATTGGCCGTGAAGGCGGGATTTGTCACGGTCTCCAAGGACCACCGTAAGCTCCCTAATTTGTTGATTCAACAAGAAGAGGCGAGGATGTTAAAATCCGGGCTGTGGGATATCATCGTCTATGTAGATTTTCCCGGAAGTTGGGCGAGCAGTAATACGATTCCTTATACACTTGTCTTCGTCTGGCTTAACTTTGTGTTTAGTCTTGTAGTGTATACTTTGTATACTAGGAATAGGACCGTTTTGGGCGTTATTGCGTTGTATTCAGCACTTATTCTCAACACCGGCTTCCCTGCTTCCCAGATTTATTTCGCCAATTCAATACATGAATACTTCTGGGTACCGCCGGTAATTTTCTTATCGTTTGTTTTGATCTGTGTTAGCGAATTTGTGTTATTTATCTTCTCAAGGGTTAAAAAGAATCTGCTCTATGTGACTCTGGAAATCTTCCTGTTCATGGTCCTGGTGATTGTAGGGTTTGCCATCCTGTATCAAGGCTACTCTAATACCACTGTGACACGATCAGAAATCTCATATTCTCTGCCGGATTTCGAGTATTCCTCTAACATCCACAAAGAGGAGCCTGCCGGAGATTATATCCTGCTGCCGGATAGTGAATACGGAGCTGGTAACCCGGTTGAGGTTAATCATAGTAACATCGAGAACAAGCATTACCATTTAAGCCTGCTCAATGCGGTGTATTTTAGTGCGACGACGTTTTTTACAGTGGGGTATGGGGATTTCTCGCCCAAAGGGTTCCTGAAGATCCTAAGCATGATCGAGATGGCCATTGGGAGCCTATCGCAAATCATTCTGTTCAGTATTATGATCTCCAAAATCTCTCTTCCGGGCTCTGCTTCCAGCTCATCCCGTGACCAGGCAGCTCCGCTTTCAGGGCCAATTCCAACCCGAACAAGCCGGATCAAGTCAAACCAGGCAGCAGCAAAAAAGACCAAACCATTCGTGAATCTGCTATACATCATCCTGATTATTGAGAATCTGTATGTCGTCTATCAGTTCTTCATCGTGGATCGTTCCTGA
- a CDS encoding pectate lyase, giving the protein MKRTPAKGISILLLLTLVLTLTFSGWGTPLVHAAGLTVTGSGGGNEAAYVQWSPVSNASGYKVYVKAAGAADSQYQQLHNELIRKYASYWRADAVGLAAGSYVMKVEAELSGGGTASAVTGTLAVAGYDRSGFAFSTASPYGTGSGAYNDNGTLKSGAQVLYVTSQNAQTVTLPVVVSSSGTVQTGTGLGSILALRQKGYDTNPLAIRLIGKVTAADLSGQLNSNGYLEVKGKSNYTQMNLTIEGVGNDAYAYGWGLLLRYAGNVEVRNLGLMLFPDDGISMDTGNANMWVHNNDIFYGSAGSDADQAKGDGSTDLKKGSTYITISYNHYFDSGKAALVGLSETAEFFVTFHHNWFDHSDSRHPRIRVASVHVYNNFYDGVSKYGVGVTTGASAFVESNVFRNAKYPMLSSLQGTDALGEGTFSGENGGMIKAFNNSVVGAASLIYANSGAGTAPANATSSDAYLASSRSEAVPGSYKALVGGTAYNNFDTLVDTGVSAAAVDSVSAVEQKVRAGAGRQGGGDFSWSFNNAVDDTSYAINAPLMAAIRSYTSGLVSVGGEANPGGPSPTPSATPAPTATPVPTAAPTSTPTPGAAVHNFTVSGTSSSFFTIQGNLSTSKGTVSYNGLTLTQCLKIESATRIQFTTAKASTLTMVFNSEGSKIKVDGTSYPITNGIATVSLAAGAHTITKDTTANLYYLVVE; this is encoded by the coding sequence ATGAAAAGAACACCGGCAAAAGGTATCAGTATCCTATTATTGCTGACTCTGGTATTGACGCTAACATTCAGTGGGTGGGGAACTCCATTGGTCCACGCAGCGGGACTTACGGTAACCGGCAGTGGAGGAGGGAATGAAGCTGCTTACGTACAGTGGTCGCCCGTCAGTAACGCATCCGGCTACAAAGTCTATGTTAAAGCTGCAGGCGCAGCAGATTCCCAGTATCAGCAGCTTCACAATGAACTGATCCGCAAATACGCTTCCTATTGGAGAGCGGATGCGGTAGGGCTGGCCGCCGGCAGCTATGTCATGAAGGTTGAAGCTGAGCTGTCCGGCGGGGGAACGGCAAGTGCAGTAACGGGGACGCTGGCTGTGGCGGGGTATGACCGGTCGGGGTTTGCTTTTTCCACTGCATCTCCTTATGGTACAGGCTCCGGTGCTTATAATGACAATGGAACGCTGAAGAGCGGGGCGCAGGTGCTCTATGTCACCTCTCAGAACGCGCAGACTGTAACGCTTCCCGTGGTGGTCAGCAGCTCGGGCACAGTGCAGACGGGGACAGGTCTTGGCAGCATTCTTGCTCTCCGGCAAAAAGGGTATGATACCAACCCGCTAGCCATCCGGCTCATCGGGAAAGTGACAGCGGCCGACCTGAGCGGGCAGCTGAACAGCAACGGTTATCTGGAGGTCAAGGGGAAAAGCAATTATACCCAAATGAACCTGACCATTGAAGGGGTTGGCAATGACGCGTATGCCTATGGCTGGGGGCTGCTGCTCAGATACGCGGGAAATGTGGAGGTGAGGAATCTCGGCCTGATGCTGTTCCCGGATGACGGGATTTCCATGGATACAGGCAATGCGAATATGTGGGTGCATAATAATGATATTTTCTATGGCTCGGCGGGAAGCGATGCGGACCAGGCCAAGGGCGACGGCTCCACCGACCTCAAGAAAGGCTCAACGTATATCACCATCTCCTATAACCACTACTTCGATTCCGGCAAAGCGGCATTGGTCGGTCTTAGCGAAACCGCAGAGTTCTTCGTCACCTTCCACCATAACTGGTTCGACCATTCCGACTCCCGTCACCCGCGGATCAGAGTGGCCTCGGTCCATGTATATAACAACTTCTATGACGGTGTGTCAAAATACGGTGTAGGCGTAACGACCGGCGCATCAGCCTTCGTGGAGAGCAATGTGTTCCGCAATGCCAAATACCCGATGCTAAGCTCCCTTCAGGGGACGGATGCGCTGGGCGAAGGCACCTTCTCTGGGGAGAACGGCGGGATGATCAAGGCCTTCAATAACAGTGTGGTTGGGGCAGCAAGCTTGATCTATGCAAACTCCGGTGCAGGAACGGCTCCGGCGAATGCGACTTCTTCGGATGCTTATCTGGCCTCATCCAGAAGCGAAGCCGTTCCCGGTTCATACAAAGCGCTTGTCGGCGGAACGGCGTATAACAACTTCGATACGCTGGTCGATACAGGTGTCAGCGCAGCTGCTGTCGATAGTGTAAGCGCAGTGGAGCAGAAAGTTAGAGCGGGAGCAGGACGCCAGGGCGGAGGCGACTTTAGCTGGAGCTTCAATAACGCCGTGGACGACACCTCCTACGCGATCAATGCTCCGTTAATGGCGGCGATCCGCAGTTACACCTCGGGGCTGGTATCCGTGGGCGGCGAGGCGAATCCGGGCGGTCCATCGCCGACTCCATCAGCAACGCCTGCGCCAACGGCAACTCCGGTGCCGACAGCGGCGCCAACTTCAACGCCTACCCCTGGAGCGGCGGTGCACAATTTTACCGTATCCGGGACATCGAGCAGCTTCTTCACCATTCAAGGCAACCTCTCTACCAGCAAGGGAACGGTCTCCTATAACGGCCTGACCTTAACCCAGTGCCTGAAGATCGAGAGCGCCACCCGCATTCAGTTCACCACAGCCAAGGCTTCAACGCTAACAATGGTGTTCAATTCAGAGGGCTCGAAGATCAAGGTCGATGGCACCAGCTACCCGATCACGAACGGCATAGCTACCGTTTCCCTTGCAGCGGGTGCGCATACGATTACCAAGGATACTACGGCTAATTTGTATTATTTGGTGGTGGAGTAG